The Veillonellales bacterium region AATACTTTTTACCCAACTTTCATGACACAAAAGGATTTTGAAAATTATTTTAGGGAGCTAAAAAAGCCAAAAGAGAAAATCGACTTCATTTTTACTCATTTAGTTAAATTCTTTCTCGCTGCAAATTTTAATGGCGCTTATGTTCTTGTCGATGATTTTGAGAGAATTCCCGATTTCCAGAGTTCCCGCCAGAAAAAAGATTTTGCATTAGAGTTGCGATCATGCTTATTCGATGGTTATTATACAAACGCTAAGTTGGGTTTTTACAACTTAATACTTGTTCTGCACGCAGGGGTACCGAGGTTGATTAGTGACGCATGGGCTTCTTCAGGAATGGAAAATCGTGCACCGATAAACCAACTTAATTATAAACACATAATCAGCTTTGAAAAACTTACTAAGGAACATGTGGCATTGTTGCTAAAGAAATATCTCACGGAATATAGGATTGATCCGAATAAATCTGATGGATTGTCACCCTTTACTGAGGGTGCTGTTCATCAAATTGGAGAATTGTCAGAGTTTAATGCCGCGAAAATCTTAAGAATGGCTTATGAGCTACTCGAAAAAGCTGCCGGTATTCCAACACAAAAACTAATTGACGAAAATTTCATTCTTGACAACAGGGGATTGTGGGAAACTGGAGATGAGCCTGAACATAACATTGATATTGCAAAGACAACTGACCTTTTGAGTAAAGCTATGGGCCAGGAAAAGGAATGAAAGACTGCCTAACCCAGCATGAGCTTTGTGATTTACTTAATCACAAGATTCACCAAATTTCAATTAATGACGACCTTGCAAACCGATGTATTCTCGCCGACCAATGGAGCCAACCCATAGGTGTATTGACATATCTACTTGCGAGGGTTTTGGAAAACAACGATACGGGCAATAAAGAAGACTGCGTCAGGTATATTGAAATGTTTTATTATTTATCCGAGACTATGTATTTGGAAGTTCAAGAAATTGACCATATTTTTATTACGACTTTACTCAATACCTTAAGGCAACCTTACCTGACAATCGAAGATGAATTGGTTGAGCTGCATACTACGATGATGAATCATGACTACCATAGAGTTATTCGTTATTGATACGAATACCATAATCAGATATTTCCATGATGTTTTCCACGAAGATGTAGAGTTATCGAATCGGACGAGGAGGTTAGTTCAAGCTGCCTTAAATCCATTTGAAGAAAATATAAAGCTAAGTATTCCTTCAATTGTATTTGTAGAAATCTATGAAAAATGGCTTAAGAACGAGGAGTTTTCAAAGAAATTTCATTATGAGGTATTTTTACCCATAAAAGAATCCCCTAATATTGAGATAAAACCAATTGACAAGGAAGTATTATTTGAACTGTTGAAGATTTCAGGTTCTTTAGAACATCATGACCTTCACGATAAGATTGTATTAGCGTCTGCTATGTCGTTACAATGTAAATTAGTCACTTCTGATACAAAGCTAATCCAATATGTAGAGGAAACTCGCATCATTCCTGAAGTAATTAATTGACGGTTATACGCCTGATATTTCTTAACTTATGAATTACACACACCAGGTTGCTAATTATTGTTTTTCCTCATTGTGTAATTTTTATTATGCTAAAACAAATCTCAAAACTTCGTAAGTTGGACCTGAAATAAAAACTAAAACTCTACACTTACGTTTTCTGAGTCCCTTTCGACTGAACTAGATGGAACACCGCTATCGACTCTTGAAACCTTTATCCCTCGGAAAACGGTATACTGGTGCAGTACCTCACTCCCCCCTTACCAAAAGGACTACCATGACCAAGCTCATCACCTACACGCTCACCACATTCCTGATCGGTCTGCTCATTCTTGGGCCGCTGCTTTTTCTGCCCGCCGGCACCTTTGTCTACTGGCAGGCATGGGTCTTCATTGCAGTGTTCCTGGTGTGTGTCAACGGCATCGGGGTGTACCTCTCGCTCAAGGGTCCGGCACTGCTGGAACGGCGCAGGAATGTGGGTCCGGCCAAAGAGCAACGCCCGGGTCAGCGCATAGTGATGGCGCTGGCGATTGACCTAGTAGATGGTGACCAATTTGTGGAAATGCTCAAGCGATTTTCACTGGGGGTTATTACAAAAAGGGTCGAAGTTGAGCAGGTATCG contains the following coding sequences:
- a CDS encoding PIN domain-containing protein — encoded protein: MTTIELFVIDTNTIIRYFHDVFHEDVELSNRTRRLVQAALNPFEENIKLSIPSIVFVEIYEKWLKNEEFSKKFHYEVFLPIKESPNIEIKPIDKEVLFELLKISGSLEHHDLHDKIVLASAMSLQCKLVTSDTKLIQYVEETRIIPEVIN